In Molothrus aeneus isolate 106 chromosome 11, BPBGC_Maene_1.0, whole genome shotgun sequence, a genomic segment contains:
- the LOC136561312 gene encoding C-C motif chemokine 5-like: MLTARPVLLLAGLLTFSLCSHAAPYTPAECCFGYIKGVLRLDILLAFNFTTRECYFPAIVFETKKGAKVCANPEDKWVKRAVKVLQQRKELRAP; this comes from the exons ATGCTCACTGCAAGGCCAGTCCTGCTGCTCGCTGGGCTCCTCACCTTCTCACTGTGCTCCCATGCAG cCCCCTACACTCCAGCCGAGTGCTGCTTTGGCTACATCAAGGGCGTCCTGCGGCTGGACATCCTCCTGGCCTTCAACTTCACTACCAGGGAGTGCTATTTCCCAGCAATTGT GTTTGAGACCAAGAAAGGAGCCAAGGTCTGTGCAAACCCTGAGGATAAGTGGGTGAAGAGAGCAGTTAAAGTGCTTCAACAGAGGAAAGAACTTCGTGCCCCGTGA
- the LOC136561133 gene encoding uncharacterized protein, with amino-acid sequence MKTACLQMLLWALCLVVTLAGGQPRAHVRCSNTCVEVSKKFIPERLIRRYYELDSTCRQNAACKCCPECTIFVTMKDKEICVDSNESWVKEIKDKLKRKDATVMPPRDVTSAEEPGSIERHVGLPELPPSQATAPAGFFQGAGTTLRERVHAPTATTEVSSKPPPGRQEPPQLPAGPSPVTQEEAVHPGVTPEAKGEPSSSASSATVAAGLGSRQPTPRPTGQHTASPKSNSDLMAAARGSVQPVLATNGSLDPTGARANTPDTASSSSGTDLPSNWDSTKTTTVTETAPQTTSVSTLSSTTAIDKAASVHTNRAVGPSAGTTAFAHSLPVGKQEPSDTGVFTHQAMSSQARVQMITVKPNNLPLPTFLSKSQMHFVTPVSVVCGLMVSSVALVWLYLKFGVKPEETSREMVQGLLYQQAGHQDNVYPMEVI; translated from the exons ATGAAGACTGCCTGTCTCCAGATGCTGCTGTGGGCCCTGTGCCTGGTGGTGACCCTGGCTGGAG ggcAACCCAGAGCACATGTGAGGTGTTCAAACACGTGCGTAGAAGTGTCAAAGAAGTTTATACCAGAGAGGCTGATCAGGAGGTACTACGAGCTCGACTCCACATGCAGACAGAATGCTGCATGTAAGTGCTGCCCAGAATGCACCAT atttgTTACTATGAAGGATAAGGAGATTTGTGTAGATTCAAATGAAAGCTGGGTGAAGGAGATCAAAGAcaaactgaaaaggaaagatgCCACAGTGATGCCACCACGTGATGTCACCTCAGCAGAAGAGCCCGGCAGCATTGAGAGACATGTTGGTCTTCCAGAACTGCCTCCATCTCAAGCCACTGCTCCAGCTGGTTTCTTCCAAGGGGCTGGAACAACTCTCAGGGAGAGAGTACATGCTCCCACTGCCACCACAGAGGTGTCCAGCAAGCCCCCCCCGGGCAGGcaggagcccccccagctccctgcaggaccCAGCCCCGTGACACAGGAGGAGGCTGTGCACCCTGGGGTCACTCCAGAAGCCAAGGGAGAGCCCTCAAGTTCTGCATCTTCAGCAACTGTGGCAGCAGGCCTGGGCTCCAGGCAGCCCACCCCACGCCCCACTGGTCAACACACAGCTTCTCCTAAGTCCAATTCAGACCTGatggctgctgccagaggatCAGTCCAACCTGTACTTGCTACCAATGGATCCCTGGACCCTACAGGAGCCAGAGCCAACACACCAGACACTGCTTCCAGCAGTTCTGGGACAGATCTCCCCTCCAACTGGGACAGTACGAAGACCACAACAGTCACAGAGACAGCACCACAAACTACTTCAGTGTCTACTCTGAGCTCCACCACTGCCATAGACAAAGCTGCTTCTGTCCATACCAACAGGGCTGTTGGTCCCTCTGCAGGGACAACAGCATTTGCTCATTCATTGCCTGTAGGGAAGCAAGAGCCTTCAGACACAGGAGTTTTTACTCACCAGGCAATGTCAAGCCAAGCCAGAGTGCAGATGATCACAGTCAAGCCAAACAATCTGCCCCTGCCCACCTTCCTGTCAAAATCTCAAATGCACTTTGTCACCCCAGTTTCTGTGGTATGTGGACTGATGGTTAGCAGTGTTGCTCTTGTATGGTTGTATCTGAAATTTGGAGTCAAACCAGAAGAAACATCAAGAGAAATGGTGCAGGGCTTGCTCTACCAGCAGGCAGGACATCAAGACAATGTCTATCCAATGGAAGTAATATGA
- the LOC136561391 gene encoding C-C motif chemokine 3-like: MLPARTVLLLTLLLTFSLHHATAHFAPVECCFNYAQKRMRHPQGFYETSKDCPQPAVVIVAANGDEICADPKKDWVNKIIKRLQSKKSDPSTI, encoded by the exons ATGCTCCCTGCTAGGACTGTCCTgctgctcaccctgctgctcACCTTCTCTCTGCACCACGCCACAG cccacTTTGCACCTGTGGAATGCTGCTTTAACTATGCACAGAAACGCATGCGACACCCTCAGGGCTTCTACGAGACATCCAAGGactgcccccagcctgcagtTGT GATTGTGGCTGCCAATGGTGATGAGATCTGTGCCGACCCCAAGAAGGACTGGGTGAATAAAATCATAAAACGGCTTCAAAGCAAAAAATCAGACCCATCCACCATCTGA